The proteins below are encoded in one region of Oncorhynchus masou masou isolate Uvic2021 chromosome 15, UVic_Omas_1.1, whole genome shotgun sequence:
- the LOC135555443 gene encoding major facilitator superfamily domain-containing protein 6-like, producing MKRNKQIDIKGALVLSSTFHFLYSCARACILPFLTLYLRYLGLTPSMTGLLMSTKHLISLVWSPLASFLSKHYNKRRAVITGSLVCSAGAALILLLIPSTGVETLTSHCNISHLSVSPTEELIDYVRVVGSVMPTTHTTIVSQSAAHESSPTETTSDTVSSAVSMSKATTYTLQLQHSNNVTTQWTQVNVSVANHSIGGERNSLESHHGTSNTSPTVRRVSRSAEKEKQQQREKDEARLEFLGNLKVMDVQHQLFFMLLIVVSIWELMAAPLEWTVDDGLYEYLDFVDASDRYGSTGVWGLLGAVCGVSGAGLLVSHLDCLIGSHAPRSAVHFYSYAAVTTLAVPVVAFLPLYLNKKRSRSTGLFKALQLVRGNLRALLCAATAFLMGLAGSAVDDFLLWQMQDHGSSELHMGLSLAVALLSRAAFPLLSGRVSKLLSPGRVLLVGTACLALQCLYYSFLWGPWTAIPVQVLSCFSSGAFWWAVQVQCEDVATPGMERSVRRVYQALSLDLGAGLGSMAGGFVVHRFGVSVLFRGVAVILLLWCLFLPLLQWKAPRQRRINYSRLLAADTSEVSESESEQETDWLEKAMEDDKQ from the coding sequence ATGAAGAGGAACAAGCAGATCGACATTAAGGGTGCACTAGTCCTCTCCAGCACCTTCCACTTCCTGTATTCTTGTGCCAGAGCCTGcatcctccccttcctcaccctgTACCTCAGATACCTGGGCCTCACTCCCTCCATGACGGGCCTTCTCATGAGCACCAAACATCTCATCTCCCTGGTCTGGAGCCCTCTGGCTAGCTTTCTGTCCAAACACTACAACAAGAGGAGGGCAGTGATTACAGGGTCTCTGGTCTGTTCAGCAGGggcagccctcatcctcctgcTCATCCCATCCACAGGCGTCGAGACGCTGACCAGTCACTGCAACATCTCTCACCTCAGTGTGAGCCCCACTGAAGAGCTGATTGACTATGTGCGTGTTGTTGGCAGTGTAATGCCTACCACCCACACTACCATTGTGTCCCAGTCAGCAGCACATGAATCTTCACCTACAGAGACAACCAGTGACACTGTGTCTTCCGCTGTTTCAATGAGCAAAGCCACAACCTACACACTCCAGCTGCAACATTCCAACAATGTGACTACTCAATGGACACAAGTGAATGTATCTGTGGCAAACCACAGTATAGGAGGGGAGAGAAATAGCTTAGAGTCCCACCACGGCACCTCTAACACTTCCCCCACAGTGAGGAGGGTTAGCAGGTCAGCAGAaaaggagaagcagcagcagagggagaaggatgagGCCCGCTTAGAGTTCCTGGGCAACCTCAAAGTTATGGACGTCCAGCACCAGCTCTTTTTCATGCTCCTCATCGTGGTGTCGATATGGGAGCTGATGGCCGCCCCTCTGGAATGGACCGTGGACGATGGGCTGTATGAGTATTTGGATTTTGTGGATGCCTCTGATCGCTATGGTAGCACAGGAGTGTGGGGGCTGCTTGGggcagtgtgtggggtgagtgGTGCAGGACTGCTGGTGAGCCACCTGGACTGCCTCATTGGCTCACATGCACCCAGGAGCGCTGTCCACTTCTACTCCTATGCAGCTGTGACAACCCTGGCCGTGCCTGTGGTGGCCTTCCTGCCCCTCTACCTAAACAAGAAGCGTAGTCGCTCCACTGGGCTCTTCAAAGCTTTACAGCTGGTGCGAGGGAACCTCCGTGCCCTGCTGTGTGCTGCCACTGCCTTCCTAATGGGGCTGGCGGGGTCTGCAGTGGATGACTTCCTGCTGTGGCAGATGCAGGACCATGGGAGCAGCGAGCTGCACATGGGCCTCTCTTTAGCCGTAGCGTTGCTCTCCCGGGCCGCCTTCCCTCTGCTGAGTGGCCGGGTGTCGAAGCTCCTGAGCCCAGGCAGGGTGCTGCTGGTGGGGACGGCCTGCCTGGCCCTGCAGTGCCTCTACTACTCCTTCCTGTGGGGCCCCTGGACTGCAATACCTGTCCAGGTGCTGAGCTGCTTCAGCAGTGGCGCCTTCTGGTGGGCAGTGCAGGTGCAGTGCGAGGACGTGGCCACACCGGGCATGGAGAGGAGCGTGAGGAGGGTCTACCAGGCCCTCTCTCTGGACCTGGGGGCAGGGCTGGGCAGCATGGCCGGGGGGTTTGTTGTCCACAGGTTTGGGGTATCTGTGCTTTTCAGAGGTGTGGCGGTGATTCTGCTCCTGTGGTGCCTGTTTCTACCCCTGCTCCAGTGGAAAGCCCCACGCCAACGCAGGATCAACTACTCCCGCCTCCTCGCTGCTGACACCAGTGAAGTGAGCGAATCAGAGTCGGAGCAGGAGACTGACTGGCTGGAGAAAGCCATGGAGGATGACAAGCAATAA